In the Apteryx mantelli isolate bAptMan1 chromosome 1, bAptMan1.hap1, whole genome shotgun sequence genome, one interval contains:
- the QTRT2 gene encoding queuine tRNA-ribosyltransferase accessory subunit 2 isoform X1, which produces MRLELRGAGGGRLGALAGLGPGGGAALALPGCLLYTRTGSAPHLTRDTLRAVRGVPAVAQLTLPALAELHEVLEEYKEGAAKFIGMPDTVLYCSLQDPVAPCPSGYNTNKTVSLWGNSGRMEMTPSKFMDIQRAIKPDWFQCISDGDTVSGEVSRKRAKKSVDRSLSFLDVCLQLLEKSPELQGSVMIGAIEGGDILEERLRSARETAKRPVGGFLLDGFQGRAIAKETKLKLIASVTAELPEDKPRIIHGIGKPDEVLECIERGVDIFESFFPFQVTERGCALSFSYDYHPNPEAAVLKQNGVQDPEKNNAEKDQDGISRADPEITPFEIFLKDKRYQDDFGPLLEGCTCYCCQRHTRAYVHHLLVTNELLAGVLLMMHNFQHYFSFFSAIRDALRHNKLDQLKKLIFTQALQGPTNAKPGQKSQWHGSPHHATP; this is translated from the exons atgaggctggagctgcgcggggcgggcggcgggcggctgggCGCGCTGGCGGGGctgggcccgggcggcggcgcggcgctggcgcTGCCGGGCTGCCTGCTCTACACGCGCACCGGCTCGGCGCCGCACCTCACCCGCGACACGCTGCGGGCCGTGCGCGGCGTGCCCGCCGTGGCGCAGCTCACCCTGCCCGCCCT GGCAGAACTTCATGAGGTCCTGGAAGAATATAAAGAAGGAGCTGCAAAATTTatag GTATGCCGGACACAGTGCTGTACTGCTCCCTCCAAGACCCGgttgctccctgtccctctggcTACAACACTAACAAG ACAGTGTCCCTGTGGGGGAATTCAGGGCGCATGGAAATGACACCTTCCAAGTTCATGGACATACAGCGTGCCATCAAGCCAGACTGGTTTCAGTGCATCTCCGATGGAGACACCGTTTCTGGGGAAGTCAGTAGGAAAAGGGCCAAGAAATCTGTGGATAGGTCTCTTTCCTTCCTGGATGTATGCCTTCAGCTGCTGGAGAAATCACCG GAACTACAAGGGAGTGTAATGATTGGGGCGATTGAAGGTGGAGATATCTTGGAAGAGAGGCTCAGATCAGCCAGGGAGACTGCCAAGCGACCTGTGGGTGGCTTTCTGCTAGATGGCTTCCAGGGACGTGCCATTGCCAAGGAGACCAAGTTGAAGCTGATAGCTTCTGTCACAGCAGAGCTCCCAGAAGACAAACCAAG AATCATCCATGGTATAGGCAAACCAGATGAGGTGCTCGAGTGCATTGAAAGAGGAGTGGACATTTTTGAGAGCTTCTTTCCCTTCCAGGTGACAGAGCGAGGCTGTGccttatctttcagctatgactACCATCCCAATCCTGAAGCAGCAG ttttaaaacaaaatggggTCCAGGACCCAGAGAAAAACAATGCTGAAAAAGACCAGGATGGAATCTCCAGAGCTGATCCAGAAATAACaccatttgagatatttctgaAGGACAAAAG ATACCAGGATGATTTTGGTCCCTTGCTGGAAGGATGCACCTGTTACTGTTGTCAGAGGCATACTCGAGCCTACGTTCATCACCTCCTCGTGACCAACGAGCTGTTAGCTGGTGTCCTGCTCATGATGCACAACTTTCAGCACTACTTCAGCTTTTTCAGTGCCATCCGAGATGCCCTAAGACACAATAAACTGGATCAGCTGAAAAAACTGATCTTCACACAGGCACTCCAAGGTCCAACAAATGCAAAGCCAGGCCA aaaatcCCAGTGGCACGGCTCTCCCCATCATGCAACTCCTTGA
- the QTRT2 gene encoding queuine tRNA-ribosyltransferase accessory subunit 2 isoform X2 — protein sequence MPDTVLYCSLQDPVAPCPSGYNTNKTVSLWGNSGRMEMTPSKFMDIQRAIKPDWFQCISDGDTVSGEVSRKRAKKSVDRSLSFLDVCLQLLEKSPELQGSVMIGAIEGGDILEERLRSARETAKRPVGGFLLDGFQGRAIAKETKLKLIASVTAELPEDKPRIIHGIGKPDEVLECIERGVDIFESFFPFQVTERGCALSFSYDYHPNPEAAVLKQNGVQDPEKNNAEKDQDGISRADPEITPFEIFLKDKRYQDDFGPLLEGCTCYCCQRHTRAYVHHLLVTNELLAGVLLMMHNFQHYFSFFSAIRDALRHNKLDQLKKLIFTQALQGPTNAKPGQKSQWHGSPHHATP from the exons ATGCCGGACACAGTGCTGTACTGCTCCCTCCAAGACCCGgttgctccctgtccctctggcTACAACACTAACAAG ACAGTGTCCCTGTGGGGGAATTCAGGGCGCATGGAAATGACACCTTCCAAGTTCATGGACATACAGCGTGCCATCAAGCCAGACTGGTTTCAGTGCATCTCCGATGGAGACACCGTTTCTGGGGAAGTCAGTAGGAAAAGGGCCAAGAAATCTGTGGATAGGTCTCTTTCCTTCCTGGATGTATGCCTTCAGCTGCTGGAGAAATCACCG GAACTACAAGGGAGTGTAATGATTGGGGCGATTGAAGGTGGAGATATCTTGGAAGAGAGGCTCAGATCAGCCAGGGAGACTGCCAAGCGACCTGTGGGTGGCTTTCTGCTAGATGGCTTCCAGGGACGTGCCATTGCCAAGGAGACCAAGTTGAAGCTGATAGCTTCTGTCACAGCAGAGCTCCCAGAAGACAAACCAAG AATCATCCATGGTATAGGCAAACCAGATGAGGTGCTCGAGTGCATTGAAAGAGGAGTGGACATTTTTGAGAGCTTCTTTCCCTTCCAGGTGACAGAGCGAGGCTGTGccttatctttcagctatgactACCATCCCAATCCTGAAGCAGCAG ttttaaaacaaaatggggTCCAGGACCCAGAGAAAAACAATGCTGAAAAAGACCAGGATGGAATCTCCAGAGCTGATCCAGAAATAACaccatttgagatatttctgaAGGACAAAAG ATACCAGGATGATTTTGGTCCCTTGCTGGAAGGATGCACCTGTTACTGTTGTCAGAGGCATACTCGAGCCTACGTTCATCACCTCCTCGTGACCAACGAGCTGTTAGCTGGTGTCCTGCTCATGATGCACAACTTTCAGCACTACTTCAGCTTTTTCAGTGCCATCCGAGATGCCCTAAGACACAATAAACTGGATCAGCTGAAAAAACTGATCTTCACACAGGCACTCCAAGGTCCAACAAATGCAAAGCCAGGCCA aaaatcCCAGTGGCACGGCTCTCCCCATCATGCAACTCCTTGA